The following coding sequences lie in one Buchnera aphidicola (Macrosiphum euphorbiae) genomic window:
- a CDS encoding flagellar basal body L-ring protein FlgH gives MIKLFISQIKYYLTAIFLLTIQSCANVEYKPLVEGNTTAVAPNIWPKVINGSLFQEKIPLNYGYQPLFEDHRPHNIGDTITIVLQENISASNSSASDMSRNGTTNLGIKMTPGQLNPMLDIDVKDNTTSLDSTGRNNFSGKGSNSAKNKFTGLITVTVKKVFSNGNLKVVGEKQVAINEGTEFIRFSGVINPNNINKNNLIASTHIADARIEYLSHGRINDVQKMGWLQRFLLKISPI, from the coding sequence GTGATAAAGTTATTTATTAGTCAAATAAAATACTATTTAACTGCTATTTTTTTATTAACAATTCAGAGTTGTGCTAATGTTGAATACAAACCTTTAGTAGAAGGCAACACAACTGCTGTAGCACCTAATATATGGCCTAAAGTAATAAATGGTTCTTTATTTCAAGAAAAAATACCTCTAAATTATGGGTATCAACCATTATTTGAAGATCATCGACCACACAATATTGGAGATACAATAACTATTGTATTACAAGAAAATATCAGTGCTAGTAATAGTTCTGCTTCAGACATGAGTAGGAATGGAACTACTAATCTAGGAATAAAAATGACACCTGGGCAATTAAATCCTATGTTAGATATTGATGTAAAAGATAATACAACGAGTTTAGATAGTACGGGAAGGAATAATTTTTCTGGGAAAGGTAGCAACTCAGCTAAAAATAAATTTACTGGTCTTATTACCGTTACTGTCAAAAAAGTATTTTCCAATGGAAATTTAAAAGTTGTCGGAGAAAAACAAGTTGCTATTAATGAGGGTACAGAGTTTATTCGTTTTTCAGGTGTAATAAATCCTAACAACATTAATAAAAATAATTTAATTGCATCCACTCACATCGCTGATGCACGTATTGAATATTTAAGTCATGGACGTATTAACGATGTTCAAAAAATGGGTTGGCTGCAAAGATTTTTATTAAAAATTTCTCCTATATAA
- a CDS encoding rod-binding protein, producing MNDNLLLFKTSNYNMQFINELKYQVRLNPKKYELQTAKEVEGVFIQLLLKNMRNSLSKDNLLDNNQSRLYTDFYDQQLSQEMSKKGIGLSDIILKQIQLQKNVI from the coding sequence ATGAACGATAATTTATTATTATTTAAAACATCAAATTATAACATGCAATTTATTAACGAACTCAAGTATCAAGTTCGTCTTAATCCAAAAAAATATGAATTACAAACGGCTAAGGAAGTAGAAGGTGTCTTTATTCAATTGCTACTCAAAAACATGAGAAATTCTTTATCAAAAGATAATTTATTAGATAATAATCAAAGTCGTCTCTACACTGATTTTTATGATCAACAGTTGTCTCAAGAAATGAGTAAAAAAGGTATAGGATTATCCGATATCATTTTAAAACAAATTCAACTACAAAAAAATGTTATATAA
- the rpmF gene encoding 50S ribosomal protein L32 gives MAVQKNKPTRSKRGMRRSHDSLSVPTLSIDRFSGETHIRHHITTNGYYKGKKVI, from the coding sequence ATGGCCGTTCAAAAAAATAAACCTACTCGTTCTAAAAGAGGAATGAGACGTTCTCATGACTCTTTATCAGTACCAACTTTATCCATAGATAGATTTTCTGGAGAAACACATATCCGACACCATATTACTACGAATGGTTATTATAAAGGAAAGAAAGTTATTTAA
- a CDS encoding flagellar basal body P-ring protein FlgI: protein MSKKILLLMKLIMFIFIIFSSPSLYAEKIRDLTSIQGIRDNPLIGYGLIVGLDGTGDQSTQAPFTNQSLNNMLSQLGVSIPSNTNMHLKNVAAVIVTANLPPFSHTGEKIDVVVSSMGNAKSLKGGTLLMTPLKGTDNQIYAIAQGNILVSEKNNQKNRIRYLYANQVNSGKIHHGATIEREIINNFGKQKTINLQLNQENFSTAQRISDMINIKYPDTATPVNSKTVQLNTSANNDVQVHMLSNIQDIDISLPSQEAKVVVNSRTGSIVINQSVKLGSCVVSNGNTSIIVHEIINKKRDLNFLKSFKEVEKKNKSKEDIVDKNYMDDISKNRENLHNIVRALNTLGTKPDELMSILQLMKSAGCLNAKLEIV from the coding sequence ATGTCTAAAAAAATATTATTATTGATGAAATTAATTATGTTTATATTTATAATTTTTTCATCACCTTCTTTATATGCTGAAAAAATACGCGATTTAACTAGTATTCAAGGAATTCGAGATAATCCGCTTATTGGTTATGGTTTAATAGTTGGTTTAGATGGAACTGGTGATCAATCAACACAGGCTCCATTTACTAATCAATCATTAAATAATATGTTATCACAATTAGGTGTTAGTATTCCTTCAAATACTAATATGCATCTAAAAAATGTAGCAGCAGTAATAGTTACAGCAAACTTGCCACCATTCAGTCATACAGGTGAAAAAATAGATGTAGTGGTCTCATCTATGGGCAATGCAAAAAGTCTTAAAGGAGGAACACTTTTAATGACTCCTTTAAAAGGTACTGATAATCAAATTTATGCTATTGCTCAAGGTAATATATTAGTATCTGAAAAAAATAATCAAAAAAACAGAATCCGTTATCTTTATGCAAATCAAGTTAATTCCGGAAAAATTCATCATGGTGCAACAATTGAGCGTGAAATAATCAATAACTTTGGAAAACAAAAAACAATAAATTTACAGTTAAATCAAGAAAACTTTAGTACAGCACAACGCATTAGCGATATGATTAATATAAAATATCCGGATACAGCTACTCCTGTTAATTCTAAAACAGTGCAATTAAATACTTCAGCCAATAATGATGTGCAAGTACATATGCTTTCTAACATTCAAGATATAGATATTTCATTACCATCACAAGAGGCTAAAGTTGTAGTGAACTCTCGTACTGGTTCCATTGTTATTAATCAATCAGTAAAATTAGGATCATGTGTAGTTTCAAATGGAAATACGTCTATAATAGTACATGAAATTATAAATAAAAAAAGAGATTTAAATTTTTTAAAATCATTTAAAGAAGTCGAAAAAAAAAATAAATCTAAAGAAGATATAGTCGATAAAAATTATATGGACGATATTTCTAAAAATAGAGAAAATTTACATAATATAGTTAGAGCTTTAAACACATTAGGTACTAAACCTGATGAATTAATGTCTATTTTACAATTAATGAAAAGTGCTGGTTGTCTTAACGCGAAATTGGAAATTGTTTAA
- a CDS encoding flagellar hook-associated protein FlgK, whose amino-acid sequence MGSIFNTAIAGINAMKVMIDNTVNKINNPTGKNSGKRLVLENTVQDSNINTTVKVKEIYDNYNDFIAEEKRKTDVQVQDEQTKIEQLLKLEDLLCEKSNIFNELINDLYRQIDKDIVLDKKNFFNENIQNKLSNIVDQIQDFDKKLKFLEQDIKKSVINKIEKVNTLIDEIHNITIDIHHFPILKFSDKADNFIEKRDNLVDELNNLIGIKVVKDHDNYQLYLNNGIAVIDNNKKQNLIPLTSKSDDRYISIGYIDHHDKIVKKIEDMIPSATLGALLKFRREELTNARNKIGQLTINFADSINSYHKIGYDMFGHIGRQIFNISCPEVISSSSNHSSPTISAKWFSTSNAKDTNYVIFFKNNNWTVTRLSDHTTIQPDIDKKNNNLSINFDGIKLSIQGEISDGDIYMVKPYSKTLEELQLLINKNELFAFSSTNDVNYSNRNNAMIIDKLHQDLLVDNKDTLDQAYQKFSQSIAHKCNALEEELPFKRNMINILQNKKISMSNNIEKDYQDLNYQQECYLANVKVLQTAEKIFNEIIERYS is encoded by the coding sequence ATGGGTTCTATATTCAATACTGCTATTGCTGGAATTAATGCAATGAAAGTTATGATTGATAACACTGTTAATAAAATTAATAATCCTACTGGAAAAAACTCAGGGAAACGTCTTGTTTTAGAAAATACTGTTCAAGATTCAAATATAAATACTACAGTAAAAGTAAAAGAAATATATGATAATTATAATGATTTTATTGCAGAAGAAAAACGTAAAACTGATGTACAAGTTCAAGATGAACAAACTAAAATTGAACAATTATTAAAACTTGAAGATTTATTATGTGAAAAATCAAATATTTTTAATGAACTAATAAATGATTTATATCGGCAAATAGACAAAGATATCGTTTTAGATAAAAAAAATTTTTTCAATGAAAATATACAAAATAAATTAAGCAATATAGTTGATCAAATACAAGATTTTGACAAAAAATTAAAATTTTTAGAACAAGATATTAAAAAGTCGGTTATAAATAAAATAGAAAAAGTTAATACTTTAATTGATGAAATTCATAATATTACTATAGATATTCATCATTTTCCTATTTTAAAATTTTCTGATAAAGCTGATAATTTCATAGAAAAAAGAGATAATCTAGTAGATGAATTAAATAATTTAATTGGTATAAAAGTTGTCAAAGATCATGATAATTATCAACTTTATTTAAATAATGGAATAGCTGTTATAGATAACAATAAAAAACAAAACTTAATTCCACTAACATCTAAATCAGACGATAGATATATTAGTATAGGATATATTGATCATCATGATAAAATAGTAAAAAAAATAGAAGATATGATCCCAAGTGCTACTTTAGGAGCGCTTCTTAAATTTCGCAGGGAAGAACTAACAAATGCAAGAAATAAAATTGGACAGTTAACAATTAATTTTGCTGATAGTATAAATTCATATCATAAAATAGGATATGACATGTTTGGACATATTGGTAGACAAATTTTTAATATTAGTTGTCCAGAAGTAATATCTAGTTCCAGTAATCATTCATCTCCTACAATATCTGCAAAATGGTTTTCTACTAGTAATGCAAAAGATACTAATTATGTTATATTTTTTAAAAACAATAATTGGACAGTAACAAGACTGTCAGATCATACTACAATTCAGCCTGATATAGATAAAAAAAATAATAATCTATCAATCAATTTTGATGGGATTAAACTTTCAATACAAGGCGAAATTTCTGATGGTGATATTTATATGGTTAAACCATATTCTAAAACATTAGAAGAATTGCAATTACTAATCAATAAAAATGAATTATTTGCATTTTCATCAACAAATGACGTAAATTATTCAAATAGAAATAACGCCATGATAATAGATAAATTGCATCAAGACTTGCTTGTTGATAATAAAGACACACTTGATCAAGCTTATCAAAAATTTTCTCAATCTATAGCTCACAAATGTAATGCACTAGAAGAAGAACTCCCTTTCAAGAGAAATATGATTAATATACTTCAAAATAAAAAAATATCTATGTCTAATAACATTGAAAAAGACTATCAAGATTTAAACTATCAACAAGAATGTTATCTTGCAAATGTTAAAGTTTTACAAACAGCAGAAAAAATTTTTAATGAAATAATCGAACGTTATAGTTAA
- the rne gene encoding ribonuclease E yields the protein MKRMLINATQQEELRVALVDGQRLYDLDIENSGSEQKKSNIYKGKITRIEPSLEAAFVDYGEEKNGFLPLKEISKNYFPENNIYPLDLNIKDILKEGQEVIVQISKEERGTKGAALTTFISLAGSYLVLMPNNPKSGGISRRIEGNDRIVLKELLTLLKLPEDMSLIIRTAGAGKSIESLKWDLSLRLQHWNTIQIIAKSRTAPFLIHQESNIIFRAFRDYLRQDIGEILIDNPNVLDLARKHITFLGRPDFANKIKLYSGEIPLFSYFQIETQINSAFQRKVRLPSGGSIMVDSTEALTAIDINSSRSTSGTDIASTAFNTNLEAVEEISRQLRLRDLGGLIVIDFIDMSDIHHQRAIENRLREIARDDRARIQIGQISRFGLLEMSRQRLSSSLGESSHHVCPRCTGTGTIRDNESLSLSILRLIEEEALKENTYEVRAIVPVEIACYLLNEKREAVHAIEKRQAGGKTIIVPSKKMKTPHYSVSRIRRGESINSTSYGLSNIRKSKIRNFLKENILKKKPKKKLEFTNFSLSDNNRKKIKKEENIFKKNNCHNVFLKLLSNNSNFIFKMIDWFKNSFLIKHILIRSEIIKKNTFKNKSNIFLKKKHCSSHKKNSDQKKTTDLSKIFKKKIENTPLKNTNLELVKNYYDVSSTKSNYFYKKNIIKKFQLTQKKIDDNTSLKNILIHKHNSINIIENNSIFHKFFNSSKICKNRNLHNSFLHCYSVKSPTLILSSVFSLELASGKVWIKYPPVISDEIKNQKKIIKKKKLYTFSIIEKNKILKKNDYFDIKKTKNKMCLFKKSINSNLQIQKIAKPKFPKRNEKKDLFISDKKNFLYKKIHVRENQKNQSSAPITQISENLYFNKKEKTFNLNLLIMKLNFRKKKSAGAHSATNFSNSPVSKPK from the coding sequence ATGAAAAGAATGTTAATTAATGCAACTCAGCAGGAAGAGTTGCGTGTTGCTCTTGTTGATGGTCAACGCTTATATGATCTTGACATAGAAAATTCTGGATCAGAACAAAAAAAATCAAATATATACAAAGGAAAGATTACCCGTATAGAACCTAGCTTAGAAGCTGCTTTTGTAGATTATGGTGAAGAAAAAAACGGTTTTTTACCGTTAAAAGAAATCTCTAAAAATTATTTTCCAGAAAACAATATCTATCCTTTAGATCTTAATATCAAAGATATTTTAAAAGAAGGACAAGAAGTTATCGTTCAAATAAGTAAAGAAGAACGAGGTACTAAAGGTGCTGCTTTAACAACGTTTATCAGCTTAGCAGGAAGTTATTTGGTTCTTATGCCTAATAATCCTAAATCTGGTGGTATATCAAGAAGAATCGAAGGAAATGACAGAATAGTACTAAAAGAGTTGCTAACGTTGTTAAAATTACCTGAAGATATGAGTTTAATTATTCGAACTGCTGGTGCTGGAAAATCTATAGAATCATTAAAATGGGATTTATCTCTTAGATTACAGCATTGGAATACAATTCAGATAATAGCAAAAAGTCGAACTGCACCATTTTTAATTCATCAAGAAAGCAATATAATTTTTCGTGCTTTCAGAGACTATTTACGTCAAGATATTGGAGAAATTTTAATTGATAACCCTAATGTATTAGATTTAGCGCGGAAACATATTACCTTTTTAGGTCGTCCAGATTTTGCTAATAAAATTAAGCTATATAGTGGAGAAATTCCATTGTTTAGTTATTTTCAAATTGAAACACAAATTAATTCCGCTTTCCAAAGAAAAGTGAGATTACCTTCTGGCGGTTCAATTATGGTGGATAGTACTGAAGCTTTAACTGCCATTGATATTAATTCTTCTCGTTCCACAAGTGGAACAGATATTGCATCTACAGCATTTAACACCAATCTTGAAGCAGTAGAAGAAATTTCTCGTCAATTGCGTTTACGAGATTTAGGGGGTTTAATAGTAATTGATTTTATAGATATGTCAGATATTCATCATCAACGAGCTATTGAAAATAGATTACGTGAAATTGCACGTGATGATAGAGCACGTATTCAAATTGGCCAGATTTCTAGATTTGGTTTGTTAGAAATGTCTCGACAAAGACTGAGTTCATCTTTAGGGGAATCTAGTCATCATGTTTGTCCAAGATGTACAGGAACAGGAACGATTAGAGATAATGAATCCTTATCTTTATCTATTTTACGTTTGATTGAAGAAGAAGCTTTAAAAGAAAATACATATGAAGTACGTGCTATTGTGCCTGTAGAAATAGCTTGTTATTTATTAAATGAAAAAAGAGAGGCAGTTCATGCTATTGAAAAACGTCAAGCTGGTGGAAAAACTATTATTGTTCCAAGTAAAAAAATGAAAACTCCGCATTATTCTGTTTCTAGGATCAGAAGAGGTGAAAGTATAAATTCTACAAGTTATGGTCTTTCTAATATCCGAAAAAGCAAAATTCGAAATTTTCTAAAAGAAAATATATTGAAAAAAAAACCGAAAAAAAAATTAGAATTTACTAATTTTAGTTTATCTGATAACAATCGCAAAAAAATAAAAAAAGAAGAAAATATTTTTAAAAAAAATAACTGTCATAATGTGTTTTTAAAACTTTTATCAAATAATAGTAACTTTATATTTAAAATGATAGATTGGTTTAAAAACTCTTTTTTAATTAAACATATTTTGATTCGAAGTGAAATCATTAAAAAGAATACTTTTAAAAATAAAAGTAATATTTTTTTAAAAAAAAAACATTGTTCTTCACATAAAAAAAATTCTGATCAAAAAAAGACAACAGATTTATCTAAAATTTTTAAAAAAAAGATTGAAAATACACCTTTAAAAAATACTAATTTAGAATTAGTTAAAAACTATTATGATGTTTCCTCAACAAAATCTAATTATTTTTATAAGAAAAACATTATAAAAAAATTTCAATTAACACAAAAAAAAATAGATGATAATACTTCTTTAAAAAATATTTTAATACACAAACATAATTCTATCAACATTATTGAAAACAATTCAATATTTCATAAATTTTTTAATAGTTCTAAAATTTGTAAAAATAGAAATTTACATAATAGTTTTTTACATTGTTATTCTGTTAAATCTCCAACATTAATATTATCTTCAGTATTTTCATTAGAATTAGCATCAGGAAAAGTTTGGATTAAGTATCCACCAGTTATATCAGATGAAATAAAAAACCAAAAAAAAATCATAAAAAAGAAAAAATTATATACATTTTCTATTATTGAAAAAAATAAGATCCTTAAAAAAAATGATTATTTTGATATCAAAAAGACTAAAAATAAAATGTGTTTATTCAAAAAATCTATAAATAGTAATCTTCAAATCCAAAAAATTGCAAAACCTAAATTCCCAAAAAGAAACGAAAAAAAAGATTTATTTATTTCAGATAAGAAAAATTTTCTTTACAAAAAAATACATGTTAGAGAAAATCAAAAAAATCAATCAAGTGCACCTATAACACAAATTTCTGAAAATTTATATTTCAATAAAAAAGAAAAAACGTTTAATTTAAATTTATTAATTATGAAATTAAATTTTAGAAAAAAAAAATCTGCAGGAGCACATTCTGCAACAAATTTTTCCAATTCACCTGTTTCAAAACCTAAATAA
- the rluC gene encoding 23S rRNA pseudouridine(955/2504/2580) synthase RluC: protein MKHKILPISIIYINKDMLNQRIDNFIHSKFKNVPKSMIYRIIRTGKIRVNKKRIRPHYKLKIGDMLKIPPIKISCNVKNNFFPLNHAKNLLNSILYEDNHLLIINKPSGIAVHGGSGLSFGVIEYFRKLRPLDKFLELVHRIDRETSGVLILAKKRTSLASLHEQLREKKIKKEYIALVHGLWPISIKKISEPLLKVRLKNQKKIVLIDQKGKPSETRFQIKKKFSSSTLLSIIPKTGRTHQIRVHALYAGHPILFDKRYGKSDLDTNIKNKKNINRLLLHSSGVHFIHPKNGNKIYIQAPLDIDFKNYLNNMI from the coding sequence ATGAAACACAAAATACTACCTATATCTATTATATACATTAATAAAGATATGCTAAATCAACGAATAGATAATTTTATACATAGTAAGTTCAAAAATGTACCTAAAAGTATGATCTATCGCATTATAAGAACAGGAAAGATTCGAGTTAATAAAAAAAGAATCAGACCACATTATAAATTAAAAATTGGAGATATGCTGAAAATTCCACCAATAAAAATTTCATGTAATGTAAAAAATAATTTCTTCCCCTTAAATCATGCCAAAAATTTACTAAATAGTATTTTATATGAAGATAATCATTTGTTAATTATTAATAAACCTTCAGGAATCGCGGTACATGGTGGAAGTGGATTAAGTTTTGGAGTTATAGAATATTTTCGAAAATTACGTCCACTAGATAAATTTCTTGAACTTGTACATCGTATTGATCGTGAAACATCAGGTGTTTTAATATTAGCAAAAAAACGAACCTCTTTAGCATCACTACACGAACAATTGCGAGAAAAAAAAATTAAAAAAGAGTATATAGCATTAGTTCATGGATTATGGCCTATTAGTATAAAAAAAATTTCAGAACCTCTTTTAAAAGTTAGATTAAAAAATCAAAAAAAAATAGTTTTAATCGATCAAAAAGGCAAACCTTCAGAAACTCGTTTTCAAATCAAAAAAAAATTTTCCTCTTCAACTTTGCTATCAATTATACCTAAAACTGGTCGGACACATCAAATTCGCGTGCATGCTTTATATGCAGGACATCCAATATTATTTGATAAACGTTACGGGAAAAGTGATTTAGATACTAATATAAAAAATAAAAAAAATATTAATAGACTCTTACTTCATTCTTCTGGAGTTCATTTTATCCATCCAAAAAATGGCAATAAAATTTATATACAAGCGCCATTAGATATAGATTTTAAAAATTATTTAAATAATATGATATAG